A part of Actinomycetota bacterium genomic DNA contains:
- a CDS encoding ATP-binding cassette domain-containing protein: protein MDGYAVEVEGLVKKFDELVAVDGVSFTVDRGEVFGFLGPNGAGKTTTINMLCTLLAPTAGTARVNGYDVRTHRSEVRQSIGLVFQDPSLDERLTANENLDFHAVIYAVPASERDRRKRELLEMVDLLDRADDLVITFSGGMKRRLEIARGLLHHPKVLFLDEPTIGLDPQTRKYIWEYIDGLKKREDTTIFLTTHYMEEAEHCDRIAIIDHGKIIAMDTSENLKNMVGGDVIRMKTADDARAEEELKRKYDINILEDRDCLCFEVDRGEEFIPRLIRDFGVAIQSISLHRPTLDDVFLKLTGREIREEGADELEIMRRTVQVRPPFAR from the coding sequence ATGGACGGGTACGCGGTGGAAGTGGAGGGCCTGGTGAAGAAGTTCGATGAGCTGGTCGCGGTGGACGGCGTCTCCTTCACCGTGGACCGCGGCGAGGTCTTCGGTTTCCTCGGCCCCAACGGGGCGGGGAAGACAACCACCATCAACATGCTCTGCACCCTGCTGGCCCCCACGGCGGGCACAGCCCGGGTCAACGGGTACGATGTCCGGACCCACAGGAGCGAGGTGCGCCAGTCCATCGGCCTGGTCTTCCAGGACCCCAGCCTGGACGAGCGCCTAACCGCCAACGAGAACCTGGACTTCCACGCCGTCATCTACGCTGTCCCGGCCTCCGAGAGGGATAGGCGCAAGCGGGAGCTCCTGGAGATGGTGGACCTGCTGGACCGCGCGGACGACCTGGTGATCACATTCTCCGGGGGCATGAAGAGGAGGCTGGAGATCGCCCGAGGTCTCCTGCATCACCCCAAGGTCCTCTTCCTCGACGAGCCCACCATAGGCCTGGACCCCCAGACCCGCAAGTATATCTGGGAATACATAGATGGCCTCAAGAAGAGGGAGGACACCACCATCTTCCTCACCACCCACTACATGGAGGAGGCCGAACACTGCGACCGCATCGCCATCATAGACCACGGGAAGATCATCGCCATGGACACCTCGGAGAACCTCAAGAACATGGTGGGCGGCGACGTGATACGCATGAAGACCGCCGACGACGCGCGGGCCGAGGAGGAGCTGAAGCGGAAATACGACATCAACATCCTGGAGGACCGCGACTGCCTCTGCTTCGAGGTGGACCGCGGCGAGGAGTTCATCCCCCGGTTGATCCGCGACTTCGGGGTCGCCATCCAGTCCATCAGCCTGCACCGCCCCACGCTGGACGACGTGTTCCTCAAGCTCACCGGCAGGGAGATCCGTGAGGAAGGGGCGGACGAACTCGAGATCATGCGCAGGACGGTGCAAGTGCGGCCCCCCTTCGCCAGGTAG
- a CDS encoding ABC transporter permease, whose amino-acid sequence MGALEEKVVDQAQGEERTVRRRGSSSLERSMRGVYIIWLREFKRFWRDKPRRIGGFAQPIIYLGLLGVGMQSAFKVFGGGDVPYIKFMFPGIVGLTVLFTAVFSAISIIWDREFGFLKEVLVSPVPRSSVALGKIIGGSTTALMQAAIFLALAFTPWVYGFSLSTLWKVLAVLPLIILMAMSLTSLGVAVAARMTSMEGFPMVMNFLLMPLFFLSGAFFPLQGLPGWMDFLTKIDPLTYGVDALRGIMLRGLDMGQGASSALSQFAVWFKDPQIYQIGMGKGYPDPAALSAMTQRAALPGQAHPLWLDIVIMTGFGVFLFALALWQFSRAE is encoded by the coding sequence ATGGGCGCGCTGGAAGAAAAAGTGGTAGACCAAGCCCAGGGGGAGGAAAGGACGGTTCGCCGTCGCGGCTCGTCTTCCCTGGAAAGAAGCATGCGGGGCGTGTATATCATATGGCTGCGCGAGTTCAAGCGTTTCTGGAGGGACAAGCCGCGCCGCATAGGGGGTTTCGCCCAGCCCATCATCTACCTGGGGCTGCTGGGCGTGGGCATGCAGAGCGCCTTCAAGGTGTTCGGCGGGGGGGACGTCCCCTACATCAAGTTCATGTTCCCCGGCATCGTCGGCCTGACGGTGCTCTTCACCGCGGTCTTCTCCGCCATTTCCATTATCTGGGACAGGGAGTTCGGGTTCCTCAAGGAGGTGCTGGTCTCCCCCGTCCCCCGTTCCTCCGTGGCCCTGGGAAAGATAATCGGCGGCTCCACCACCGCTCTCATGCAGGCGGCCATCTTCCTGGCGCTGGCCTTCACTCCCTGGGTCTACGGGTTCAGCCTCTCCACCCTGTGGAAGGTGCTGGCGGTGCTGCCACTGATCATCCTCATGGCCATGAGCCTGACCTCGCTGGGGGTGGCGGTGGCGGCCCGCATGACCTCCATGGAGGGCTTCCCGATGGTGATGAACTTCCTCCTCATGCCGCTCTTCTTCCTTTCCGGCGCCTTCTTCCCCCTGCAGGGGCTGCCGGGATGGATGGATTTCCTCACCAAGATAGACCCCCTCACCTACGGGGTGGACGCCCTGCGGGGCATCATGCTGCGCGGTCTCGACATGGGACAGGGGGCATCCTCCGCCCTCTCGCAGTTCGCGGTGTGGTTCAAGGACCCCCAGATCTACCAGATAGGGATGGGCAAGGGGTACCCGGATCCCGCCGCCCTCTCCGCCATGACCCAGCGGGCCGCCCTCCCCGGGCAGGCCCATCCGCTGTGGCTGGACATCGTGATCATGACGGGGTTCGGGGTGTTCCTCTTCGCCCTGGCCCTCTGGCAGTTCAGCCGCGCCGAGTAA